The following coding sequences lie in one Heyndrickxia oleronia genomic window:
- a CDS encoding DUF4822 domain-containing protein, which produces MNKLKVMMVACVAVAVLLAACQSKQEVNDSASKEKETKTEVTKTNEEKTSEAKLTKGQEMAEILSSTNWQGTKVYDKDNNDLTKENANFIGLAKYDVKTGRYEFFDAKTGDSRGDKGTFFITNDGEKRILISESMNYQVVVDITELNKDIFTYKRMGKDANGNEVEVFVEHIPYQEKELSFTDQDKKLDTSTGEIVTDIDGDEILSHTLWHGTKVLDEEGNDVTAYNKNFISIAKFDSQTNKYEFFNPETGESRGDYGYFDIVHGNKIRAHVSLGDNKYGAALELTELNNNKFTYKRTGKAKDGSNITVFVEHEPYKGELKPEFTH; this is translated from the coding sequence ATGAATAAATTAAAAGTAATGATGGTAGCATGTGTTGCGGTTGCAGTCCTGCTTGCAGCATGTCAATCAAAGCAAGAGGTAAATGATTCTGCATCTAAAGAGAAAGAAACAAAAACTGAAGTAACTAAAACAAATGAGGAAAAAACTTCCGAAGCTAAATTGACTAAAGGCCAAGAAATGGCAGAAATACTTAGTAGTACAAATTGGCAGGGTACAAAGGTGTATGATAAAGATAATAATGATTTAACAAAAGAGAATGCAAATTTTATTGGCCTTGCGAAATACGATGTTAAAACTGGTAGATATGAATTTTTCGATGCTAAAACAGGTGATAGTAGGGGAGATAAAGGAACTTTCTTTATCACTAATGATGGAGAGAAACGAATATTAATTTCAGAATCAATGAATTATCAGGTAGTTGTCGACATTACGGAATTAAATAAAGATATATTCACATATAAACGAATGGGCAAAGACGCTAATGGTAATGAGGTAGAGGTATTTGTTGAACATATTCCATATCAAGAAAAAGAACTTTCTTTTACTGATCAAGACAAGAAGTTAGACACTTCTACAGGAGAGATCGTAACAGACATTGATGGAGATGAGATTTTATCACACACTTTATGGCATGGAACAAAGGTCTTAGATGAAGAGGGCAATGATGTAACAGCATATAATAAGAACTTTATTAGTATTGCAAAATTTGATAGTCAGACGAATAAATATGAATTTTTCAATCCGGAAACTGGAGAAAGTCGCGGAGATTATGGCTATTTCGATATTGTGCATGGAAACAAAATTAGAGCACATGTTTCTTTAGGAGATAATAAATATGGTGCAGCACTTGAACTGACCGAGCTTAATAATAATAAATTTACGTATAAAAGAACTGGTAAGGCTAAAGACGGTAGCAATATAACTGTATTCGTTGAGCATGAACCTTATAAGGGAGAGTTAAAACCGGAATTTACCCATTAA
- a CDS encoding sensor histidine kinase, whose protein sequence is MSIKIRFLLSYIGVIVFSIVLLLAATFLIIFSITGDLKSIEHFYKNTYVQKPLTPAEENAFLDLKLLAKHTPDKLLDQELVRKIDQKDISIIVRKDSKITYQSPTFDGQSLLKVLPPFEETNINSRDTIKVNRLFFIYVKFDFRFSDKEKGSIFVLRKVSSYAELSKELFPILLGSLLLLFIMMIGVLNYLVSRSIIKPISILREGAERIKSGDLNFEIIPSSKDEIGQLNQAFEEMRIKLKDSIDLQLQYEENRKELLSNISHDLKTPITSIIGYVEGIKDGVANTPEKMDKYLTTVYTKAKDMDLLIDELFLFSKLDLQKEQFSFEKIELVQYMKDYVEELSLDLLQQGILLELIHTLGETFVIADREKLKRVMANLINNGVKYMDKSEKHIIIALRERDKDIVVQVTDNGCGIKPEALPYIFNRFYRAEQSRNSQTGGSGLGLAIVKKIINEHGGEVWATSELNQGTSICFTLNKAMEKGE, encoded by the coding sequence ATATCTATTAAAATAAGGTTTCTGTTGTCTTATATTGGAGTTATTGTTTTTTCAATTGTTTTATTATTAGCAGCTACTTTTTTGATTATATTTTCGATTACGGGCGATTTAAAATCCATCGAGCATTTTTACAAAAATACTTATGTTCAAAAGCCTTTAACCCCTGCAGAGGAAAATGCATTCCTTGATTTAAAGCTTCTGGCCAAGCATACGCCTGATAAGCTATTGGATCAAGAACTAGTAAGGAAGATCGATCAAAAGGATATAAGCATTATTGTAAGAAAGGACTCTAAAATCACTTATCAGTCACCTACCTTTGATGGTCAATCTTTACTGAAAGTGCTCCCACCTTTCGAAGAGACCAATATAAATTCTCGCGATACGATAAAAGTCAATCGTTTATTTTTTATCTATGTAAAATTTGATTTCCGCTTTTCAGATAAAGAAAAAGGAAGTATTTTTGTTTTAAGAAAAGTAAGTTCTTACGCTGAGTTATCTAAAGAGTTATTTCCAATTTTATTAGGATCATTGCTCCTTCTTTTTATTATGATGATTGGTGTCCTGAATTACTTAGTGTCAAGAAGTATTATCAAGCCAATATCTATTCTAAGAGAGGGGGCGGAACGGATAAAATCTGGAGATTTAAACTTTGAAATTATTCCTTCATCAAAGGATGAGATTGGACAATTGAATCAAGCGTTTGAAGAAATGAGAATCAAATTAAAAGATTCTATCGACCTACAGCTCCAATATGAAGAAAATCGAAAAGAACTATTATCAAATATTTCGCATGATTTAAAGACCCCTATTACATCGATTATTGGATATGTTGAAGGAATAAAAGATGGTGTAGCGAATACGCCAGAAAAAATGGATAAGTATTTGACGACAGTTTACACAAAAGCAAAGGATATGGACCTATTAATAGATGAATTATTTTTATTCTCCAAACTAGATTTACAAAAGGAACAGTTTTCATTTGAAAAGATCGAACTTGTTCAATATATGAAGGATTATGTAGAGGAGCTATCACTTGATCTACTTCAACAAGGTATCCTTTTAGAATTAATCCATACGCTAGGGGAAACTTTTGTCATTGCTGATAGAGAAAAGCTAAAACGTGTTATGGCCAATTTAATAAATAATGGTGTTAAATATATGGATAAAAGTGAAAAGCATATTATTATTGCTCTAAGAGAGAGGGATAAGGATATAGTCGTTCAAGTGACTGACAATGGTTGTGGTATTAAACCTGAAGCTTTGCCTTATATATTTAATCGGTTTTACCGTGCAGAGCAGTCTCGAAATTCTCAAACAGGTGGTAGTGGCTTAGGATTGGCCATTGTCAAAAAAATAATCAATGAGCATGGAGGAGAGGTTTGGGCAACTAGTGAGTTAAATCAGGGGACAAGCATTTGTTTTACGTTAAATAAAGCTATGGAAAAAGGTGAGTAA
- a CDS encoding response regulator transcription factor: MKKILLIEDEISIAELEKDYLELNSFSVDIQHSGEQGLQSALEQNYDLIILDIMLPGISGFEICQKIRSVKDIPILLVSAKKEDIDKIRGLGFGADDYITKPFSPSELVARVKAHLTRYERLAGGNVSTIINVHGITIDKVARKVHINGEYVFFTTKEFDLLTFLVLHPNQVLNKEQLFERVWGVDSVADVSTVTVHIRKLREKIERDAAHPKYLETVWGAGYRFNV, from the coding sequence ATGAAAAAGATATTACTTATAGAGGATGAAATAAGTATTGCAGAATTAGAAAAGGATTATCTAGAATTAAATAGTTTTAGTGTCGATATCCAACATTCGGGTGAACAAGGTCTCCAATCTGCACTCGAACAGAATTATGATTTGATTATTCTAGACATCATGCTTCCTGGAATTAGTGGGTTTGAAATTTGTCAAAAAATACGTTCAGTGAAAGATATTCCGATACTCTTAGTGTCAGCTAAAAAGGAAGATATTGATAAAATTCGGGGTCTTGGCTTTGGGGCAGATGATTATATTACTAAGCCCTTTAGTCCTAGTGAACTTGTCGCAAGAGTGAAAGCCCATTTAACACGTTATGAAAGATTGGCTGGTGGGAATGTATCAACAATCATCAATGTTCATGGAATTACAATTGATAAAGTAGCTCGCAAAGTTCATATTAATGGTGAATATGTATTTTTTACAACAAAGGAATTTGACCTATTAACTTTTTTGGTTCTGCACCCCAATCAAGTATTAAATAAAGAACAGTTATTCGAACGAGTGTGGGGAGTAGATTCTGTCGCAGATGTATCAACAGTTACTGTTCATATTCGAAAGTTACGTGAAAAAATCGAAAGAGATGCTGCACATCCAAAATATTTAGAAACAGTATGGGGAGCTGGATACCGTTTCAATGTATAA
- a CDS encoding PLP-dependent aminotransferase family protein yields the protein MIKIDRKNQKPIWKQLLDQTIENITSGKWKAGYKLTPTRELAQQLGISRSTVQAVYEELFSRGYIVTSRRGGTRVSDWNPSVISTDEQSAYYLSPPDIPILEESVQRLQKWSGSRGKSEISIDFSPHEPYIDTLFQKKWRQSFIHSTSGEDLSCWSYGNSLGYEPLRIQIQHYLSVERGIHVDINQILLTSGAQQSVDLISQALLLEGDTVSVEDPGFPPAWLAMKYRRMNVVPVPVDEHGIKVNRIPESSKLIYVTPSHQSATGVIMSFKRRKELTELAKKNHAWIIEDDYDGEFRYSGEPLPTLYSQEPGCTLYLLSFSKMTAPGVRISAIIGPVEAISQMSRVYELTSRHLPIMEQLTLTHFIEQGHFTRHMRRTRNIYRRRHEAMIKAIADTKLEEVFSVKGVETGLHMLLEANEEFDEEGIMKKAIENGIRVYPLSPYCLKSKRKGLVLGFSKVDEETIEYGINRLSELVRS from the coding sequence ATGATAAAAATAGATCGTAAAAATCAAAAACCAATCTGGAAACAATTACTTGATCAAACGATAGAAAATATTACAAGCGGGAAATGGAAGGCTGGCTATAAGCTGACCCCAACTCGGGAGCTAGCTCAACAATTAGGCATTTCTCGTTCAACCGTACAAGCAGTCTATGAAGAGCTTTTCAGCAGAGGCTATATCGTGACATCACGCAGGGGTGGGACAAGAGTTAGTGATTGGAATCCTTCGGTCATTTCAACTGATGAACAAAGCGCATATTATTTATCTCCCCCAGACATCCCTATACTTGAGGAGAGTGTTCAACGATTACAGAAATGGTCTGGAAGCAGAGGGAAAAGTGAAATAAGTATTGATTTTTCCCCCCATGAACCATATATCGATACTCTATTTCAGAAAAAATGGAGACAGTCCTTCATCCATTCCACTTCTGGAGAAGATTTATCTTGCTGGAGTTACGGAAATTCTTTAGGCTATGAGCCTTTACGTATACAAATTCAACATTATTTATCTGTTGAGAGGGGAATTCATGTTGATATAAATCAAATTTTATTAACCTCTGGAGCCCAACAAAGCGTGGACTTAATCTCACAGGCTCTCTTATTAGAAGGAGATACTGTTTCCGTTGAGGATCCAGGATTTCCACCTGCATGGCTTGCTATGAAGTACCGACGTATGAACGTCGTACCTGTACCAGTTGATGAGCATGGGATTAAAGTCAATCGTATTCCAGAATCGTCAAAGCTGATATATGTAACACCCTCTCATCAGTCTGCCACTGGTGTCATTATGTCTTTCAAAAGGAGAAAAGAATTAACAGAGCTAGCAAAGAAAAATCATGCCTGGATTATTGAGGACGATTATGATGGTGAGTTTAGATACAGCGGGGAACCTCTCCCGACATTATATAGTCAAGAACCCGGATGCACCCTTTATCTTTTAAGTTTTTCCAAAATGACTGCACCAGGGGTTCGGATCTCTGCGATTATCGGACCTGTTGAGGCCATTTCACAAATGTCTCGTGTATACGAGCTTACTTCTCGTCATCTTCCGATTATGGAACAACTAACACTCACTCATTTTATTGAGCAAGGCCATTTCACAAGACATATGAGACGCACAAGAAATATCTATCGAAGAAGGCATGAGGCAATGATCAAGGCGATCGCGGACACGAAATTAGAGGAAGTATTTTCCGTTAAAGGGGTAGAAACAGGTCTTCATATGCTGCTTGAGGCGAATGAGGAATTTGATGAAGAGGGGATAATGAAAAAAGCCATTGAAAATGGCATACGTGTCTATCCGCTTAGCCCTTATTGTCTAAAAAGCAAGCGTAAAGGCTTAGTATTAGGTTTTTCTAAAGTGGATGAAGAAACAATTGAATATGGAATTAATCGGTTATCAGAACTCGTTAGAAGTTGA
- the pdxS gene encoding pyridoxal 5'-phosphate synthase lyase subunit PdxS, with the protein MSQLGTDRVKRGMAEMQKGGVIMDVVNAEQAKIAEAAGAVAVMALERVPSDIRAAGGVARMADPTIIEEVMNAVTIPVMAKARIGHIVEARILEAMGVDYIDESEVLTPADELYHLNKRDFTVPFVCGARDLGEAGRRIGEGASMIRTKGEPGTGNIVEAVRHMRQMQAQIKKVVGMSTDELMTEAKNLGAPYELLLEIKETGKLPVVNFAAGGVATPADAALMMQLGADGVFVGSGIFKSDNPEKFARAIVEATTHYTDYDLIAKLSKNLGTAMKGIEISTLAASERMQDRGW; encoded by the coding sequence ATGAGTCAATTAGGTACAGATCGTGTTAAAAGAGGGATGGCAGAAATGCAAAAAGGTGGCGTCATTATGGATGTCGTGAATGCAGAGCAGGCAAAAATTGCTGAAGCAGCAGGGGCAGTCGCAGTAATGGCGTTAGAACGAGTTCCATCAGATATAAGAGCAGCAGGTGGGGTTGCCCGTATGGCAGATCCAACGATCATTGAAGAAGTAATGAATGCTGTTACAATCCCAGTTATGGCAAAGGCAAGAATCGGTCATATTGTTGAGGCGCGTATTTTAGAGGCAATGGGTGTTGATTATATTGATGAAAGTGAAGTATTAACACCAGCAGATGAATTGTATCACCTAAACAAACGTGATTTCACCGTACCTTTTGTATGTGGTGCACGTGATTTAGGCGAAGCAGGTCGCCGTATTGGTGAAGGTGCTTCTATGATCCGTACGAAAGGTGAGCCCGGAACTGGTAATATTGTTGAGGCTGTGAGGCATATGCGTCAAATGCAAGCACAAATCAAAAAGGTTGTAGGTATGTCGACAGATGAGTTAATGACAGAAGCAAAAAATTTAGGGGCACCATATGAATTATTGCTAGAAATTAAAGAAACTGGAAAACTTCCAGTGGTTAATTTTGCAGCAGGTGGAGTGGCGACACCTGCAGATGCGGCATTAATGATGCAATTAGGTGCAGATGGAGTCTTTGTTGGATCAGGAATTTTTAAATCCGATAATCCTGAAAAATTTGCGCGTGCGATCGTTGAGGCAACTACTCATTATACTGATTATGATCTTATTGCGAAATTGTCTAAAAACCTTGGCACGGCGATGAAAGGCATAGAAATTTCTACACTTGCAGCAAGTGAGCGAATGCAAGATAGAGGTTGGTAA
- a CDS encoding cysteine hydrolase family protein, producing the protein MEKQTQQTLYYQFEPAGDEEFKLDPNKTALLIVDMQNQFVSKDFGDAEVAREKGMWDKWEYFYNRLEDIAIPNNQKLLEYFRSNQLEVTFGRIACHHKDGRDRSPVQRRPGWNNILLPIGHYGAEMIDELKPLEDEIVVEKTTDSVLSGTNYEFLLRNMGIETVVCTGVVTDQCVASTVRSLADAGFEVILVEDACCAATQELHDAEIMIMNQIYCKVMSTNETIKLITSQMEKTPQEA; encoded by the coding sequence ATGGAAAAACAAACGCAACAAACTTTGTACTATCAATTTGAACCAGCTGGTGATGAGGAATTTAAGTTGGATCCGAATAAAACCGCTCTTTTAATCGTCGACATGCAAAATCAGTTTGTAAGCAAGGATTTCGGTGATGCTGAGGTAGCTAGGGAAAAAGGGATGTGGGATAAATGGGAGTATTTTTATAATCGTCTTGAGGATATTGCTATTCCAAACAATCAAAAACTACTAGAGTATTTTAGAAGCAATCAATTAGAGGTTACCTTCGGTAGAATTGCTTGTCATCATAAGGATGGACGTGACCGTTCACCTGTTCAAAGAAGACCAGGCTGGAATAATATCTTGCTTCCAATCGGTCATTATGGTGCAGAAATGATTGACGAATTAAAGCCTTTAGAAGATGAGATTGTTGTAGAAAAAACAACGGATAGTGTGCTTAGTGGCACGAATTATGAATTCTTACTTCGAAATATGGGGATCGAAACGGTAGTATGTACAGGGGTAGTTACTGATCAATGCGTGGCATCTACTGTTAGAAGCTTAGCGGATGCAGGCTTTGAAGTTATTCTTGTAGAGGATGCATGCTGTGCAGCAACACAAGAATTACATGATGCCGAAATTATGATTATGAATCAAATTTATTGCAAGGTTATGAGTACAAACGAAACGATAAAGCTTATTACTAGTCAAATGGAGAAAACTCCACAGGAAGCATAA
- a CDS encoding APC family permease yields MSVINNSGNHPQFKRVLNLRDLVIYGIAFMTPIAPAYIYGYAAVSTKGMLPLAYLIAMIAMMFSAYSYGRMAAAFPVAGSTYSYTQRSINPHLGFFAGWAMFMDYVLVPLIVFMVGASYANALVPAIPYWGWVLIIAAVITFVNILGIEMAAKTNNILVLFMGIVVVIFVVFCIKAVIGGEGEATILSIKPFFNDGSFATSAIVAGAAMACFSFLGFDSITTLSEEAINPKDNMWKAAILSCLIGGIIFIVQAYVSQLVWPDVHSFSSADTALFDIAKVAGGAALATVYTIAIIVSTFTAGMTGQASASRLMFSMGRDEVLPKRFFTYIHPKYKTPILNIMLMCVISVVGALALPASFVAELMNFGGLTGFMFVNLSVIIYYYFRKKERKFIRYFLIPALGFLICFYLFINLSPLTLKVGFIWLAIGFVYAIITTKGFRKKPPTMEGL; encoded by the coding sequence ATGAGCGTGATTAATAATAGCGGAAATCATCCGCAGTTTAAGAGAGTACTTAATTTAAGAGATCTTGTAATCTATGGAATTGCTTTTATGACACCAATTGCTCCAGCATATATTTATGGATATGCGGCAGTTTCAACTAAAGGTATGCTCCCGCTAGCTTATTTAATTGCTATGATTGCGATGATGTTTTCCGCGTATAGCTATGGGCGTATGGCAGCTGCCTTCCCGGTTGCGGGTTCTACCTATTCCTATACACAGCGCTCTATTAATCCACATCTAGGTTTTTTTGCAGGGTGGGCAATGTTTATGGACTATGTTTTAGTGCCACTCATTGTCTTTATGGTTGGTGCTTCTTATGCCAATGCTTTAGTCCCTGCAATACCATATTGGGGTTGGGTATTGATTATTGCGGCAGTCATAACATTTGTTAATATACTAGGGATTGAGATGGCAGCGAAGACAAATAACATTCTTGTTCTTTTTATGGGGATTGTGGTTGTCATTTTTGTCGTTTTTTGTATAAAAGCCGTTATTGGTGGAGAGGGTGAAGCTACCATTCTTTCGATTAAGCCATTTTTTAATGATGGTTCGTTCGCCACATCAGCTATTGTTGCAGGGGCTGCCATGGCGTGCTTCTCATTTTTAGGCTTTGACAGTATTACAACATTATCAGAAGAGGCGATTAATCCTAAAGATAATATGTGGAAAGCAGCGATTCTTTCATGTTTAATAGGAGGCATCATTTTTATTGTACAAGCATATGTGTCACAGCTTGTATGGCCTGATGTTCATTCGTTTAGTTCAGCAGATACAGCCCTTTTTGATATTGCTAAGGTAGCAGGAGGAGCGGCTCTAGCAACGGTATATACGATTGCAATTATTGTTTCAACCTTTACAGCAGGTATGACAGGGCAAGCAAGTGCCTCACGTTTAATGTTTAGCATGGGGCGTGATGAAGTACTACCGAAAAGATTCTTTACATATATTCACCCGAAATATAAAACGCCTATTCTTAATATTATGTTAATGTGCGTAATTAGTGTAGTAGGAGCTCTTGCTCTTCCGGCTTCCTTTGTTGCGGAATTAATGAATTTTGGCGGGCTAACAGGGTTTATGTTTGTGAATCTTTCTGTAATCATATATTATTATTTCCGAAAAAAAGAGAGGAAGTTTATCCGATATTTCTTAATCCCAGCTTTAGGATTTTTAATTTGTTTTTATCTGTTCATTAATCTTTCCCCATTAACATTAAAAGTAGGATTTATATGGCTGGCCATCGGTTTTGTATACGCCATTATTACGACTAAAGGGTTTAGGAAAAAGCCACCTACTATGGAAGGATTATAA
- a CDS encoding PspA/IM30 family protein — protein sequence MTTLFEKIKNIIKEDLQVGMEKKDDTHPIALLNKYLRESEEETNKVAKLIERQHMLKEEFQRELTQVEEMLAKRNKQAEIALKANEMSLHETAKHEEALYQAQAERLKEAYQQTSVQLEDLEKKHREMQMKLKDMHIKRLELMGRENAIQVNKKVNSVLDHSTDGKASSRFEDTKRYMDQLETNTNPGFDRSSFDAKIEQLEKELNEKNNNI from the coding sequence ATGACTACATTATTTGAAAAAATTAAAAATATAATAAAAGAAGATTTACAAGTTGGTATGGAAAAAAAAGACGATACACATCCGATTGCCTTATTAAATAAGTATCTTCGTGAAAGTGAAGAGGAGACCAATAAGGTCGCGAAATTAATTGAAAGACAGCATATGTTGAAAGAAGAGTTTCAAAGAGAATTGACACAAGTAGAAGAAATGCTGGCAAAACGGAATAAACAAGCTGAAATTGCTTTAAAAGCAAATGAAATGTCATTACATGAAACAGCTAAACATGAAGAGGCGTTGTACCAGGCACAGGCAGAGAGATTAAAAGAAGCTTATCAGCAAACTTCGGTTCAATTAGAGGACCTTGAGAAGAAGCATAGGGAAATGCAAATGAAATTAAAGGATATGCATATAAAACGTTTAGAATTAATGGGGCGTGAAAATGCCATTCAAGTAAATAAGAAGGTAAATTCAGTACTTGATCATTCTACGGACGGGAAGGCATCATCTAGATTCGAGGATACAAAGCGCTATATGGATCAGCTTGAAACGAATACAAATCCGGGATTTGATCGAAGTTCATTTGATGCAAAAATTGAACAATTGGAAAAAGAACTGAATGAGAAAAACAATAATATATAA
- a CDS encoding site-2 protease family protein, giving the protein MIILLFLFIFAPLTILIHEFGHALGAMVMRATHIEMMIGTGKKIFTLTGRKWKLSLHLLYFLGAHTSCERQPYFSKIERIIISSSGPLLNGIVGFFLHYYIPLNHLMIWELFVLFNFWLFLINLIPYRIGGKPSDGYTILQLLKRRD; this is encoded by the coding sequence ATGATTATTCTTTTATTTTTATTTATTTTTGCCCCATTGACCATTTTGATCCATGAGTTTGGACATGCCTTGGGCGCTATGGTGATGAGAGCAACTCATATAGAAATGATGATTGGAACTGGAAAAAAGATTTTTACTTTAACAGGTCGAAAGTGGAAACTCTCCTTACATCTTTTATACTTTCTCGGAGCACATACATCATGTGAGCGCCAACCCTATTTTTCAAAAATTGAACGAATCATCATCAGTAGCTCTGGCCCCTTATTAAATGGCATTGTTGGTTTTTTCCTTCATTATTATATTCCTCTTAATCACTTAATGATTTGGGAACTTTTTGTGCTATTTAATTTTTGGCTCTTCTTGATAAACCTTATTCCCTACCGCATCGGTGGAAAGCCATCCGATGGATATACAATTTTACAATTACTAAAAAGGCGCGACTAA
- a CDS encoding acyl-CoA dehydrogenase family protein, with the protein MDLLSMQTLEDRLHAINDLIPAFKQRAANNDSTGRFPFENIQDLKNSNYTQLTAPREFGGGEIPLYDFVRFQEAIAIGDGATALSIGWHMGTMMNLAKNRPWKESLFTFICREVQNGALLNVCATEEQTGSPTRGGRPLTTAVKNGDTWVISGRKSFATMSQMLDFFVVSATIEETDEVGFFLIPSQANGVSVEETWDSIAMRSSGSHDLVLENVEIPLEYLTEKLVQRKKTATGYLLHIPACYLGIAEAAKREAVHFAKNYKPNSLPHPIFELPAIQQKIGEIELKLLESRHFLYSVAKMWDESSIEQQNQLSPELSAVKLSVTNKAVEIVDLAMRIVGARSLSEKSPLQRYYRDVRAGLHNPPMDDMTLMLLAKRV; encoded by the coding sequence ATGGATTTATTATCAATGCAGACCTTAGAAGATCGATTGCATGCAATTAATGACCTTATTCCAGCTTTTAAACAACGTGCCGCTAACAATGATTCTACAGGTCGTTTTCCTTTTGAAAATATACAAGACTTAAAGAATAGTAATTATACACAACTTACTGCTCCACGAGAGTTTGGGGGCGGAGAAATTCCCTTATATGATTTTGTTCGATTCCAAGAAGCGATAGCGATTGGAGATGGTGCCACAGCTTTATCCATTGGCTGGCATATGGGGACGATGATGAATTTAGCAAAAAACCGACCATGGAAGGAAAGTCTATTTACTTTTATCTGTCGAGAAGTGCAAAATGGTGCACTCCTAAATGTATGTGCAACGGAAGAACAAACAGGCAGCCCCACAAGAGGTGGGAGGCCACTGACTACGGCGGTCAAAAATGGTGATACATGGGTCATTAGCGGAAGGAAATCATTTGCAACAATGTCTCAAATGCTTGATTTTTTTGTAGTCTCAGCAACGATTGAAGAAACGGATGAAGTGGGTTTTTTCTTAATTCCTAGCCAAGCAAATGGTGTATCCGTAGAAGAAACATGGGACAGCATCGCAATGAGATCATCGGGTAGTCATGATTTAGTTTTGGAAAATGTAGAGATTCCATTGGAGTATTTGACTGAAAAACTGGTGCAGAGGAAAAAGACAGCTACAGGTTATTTATTACATATCCCAGCATGTTACTTAGGGATTGCTGAAGCTGCAAAGAGAGAAGCTGTTCACTTTGCGAAAAACTATAAACCGAACAGTTTGCCGCATCCAATATTCGAATTACCTGCTATCCAGCAAAAAATTGGTGAAATTGAACTTAAGCTGTTGGAATCACGGCATTTCCTCTATTCGGTTGCAAAGATGTGGGATGAGTCTTCAATAGAACAACAAAATCAACTTTCACCAGAGCTAAGTGCGGTTAAATTATCAGTAACGAATAAGGCAGTAGAAATTGTTGATCTAGCGATGAGAATTGTCGGGGCAAGAAGTTTATCCGAAAAAAGTCCATTACAACGTTACTACCGAGATGTACGTGCAGGGCTACACAATCCACCGATGGATGATATGACATTAATGTTGTTGGCAAAAAGAGTGTAA
- a CDS encoding YjcZ family sporulation protein: MGGAGYGTGFALLVVLFILLIIVGAAYLY; this comes from the coding sequence ATGGGTGGAGCTGGATATGGAACAGGGTTTGCATTGCTCGTTGTCCTATTTATTTTGTTAATCATTGTTGGAGCAGCTTATCTGTATTAA
- a CDS encoding cold-shock protein, giving the protein MAYFKGQKEPVPEVETNVWSCTSESCQGWMREAFTFDENPKCPLCESDMSKETRVLPVIE; this is encoded by the coding sequence ATGGCATATTTTAAAGGCCAGAAAGAGCCTGTTCCCGAAGTTGAAACGAATGTTTGGTCATGTACAAGTGAAAGCTGCCAGGGGTGGATGAGAGAAGCTTTTACCTTTGACGAGAATCCGAAATGTCCACTTTGTGAATCGGATATGAGTAAGGAAACAAGAGTTTTACCCGTAATTGAATAA